The nucleotide window TATAACTCTTCACTTTTAATTGCGCCATCACTTGACTCTTTTCAAGCAGTAAGAAGTAATTTTAAGTCAAATAACTTCATACATTCAGATATTTTTGCAGCAAAATTAAAAGTTGAAAACAAACCTTTCCCAACAAAAGAAGATATTCAAAATTTTGCAATATCTCAAAATTTAGGAACAATTTTCTTTGTTTTAGATAATAAAGTATTTATAGTAGATACAAAAACATTTACAATTTTAGCAACGTATGCATTTGCTTATGAAAATGGTGAAAAACAAATGCCATTTTATACAAGAGTTGAAGAGATTGAAGGTTCAATTTTTGATTTCTCATTCTTTTCAAGTAATGAAAGTTTAACTTATGATGAATATTATGAAAAAGTTTTAGGATTAAAATAATGATTGATAAAAAACATTTAGATTACTTAACTTCTATTGTAGGTGAAGAAAACATAAAAAGTGATAAAGCTCATTTAATCGCTTTTTGTTATGATGCAACAAGAACAAGATTTGAACCAGATGCTGTAGTTTTTCCAAGACATGAGCAAGATGTAAGTGATATTTTAAAATATTGTAATGAACACAAAATTATCATCGTTCCAAGAGGTGCAGGTTCTGGATTTACTGGTGGGGCACTTCCTGCAAATGGTGGAATTATTCTAAGTCTTGAGCGACACATGAATAAACTTCTTGAAATTGATATGGAAAATATGGTTGGAGTTGTTCAACCAGGACTTATAAATATGCAATTTCAAAAAGCTGTGGAAGAAGTAGGATTATTTTATCCACCAGATCCAGCAAGTGAAGAGTATTCAACACTTGGTGGAAATGTAAGTGAAAACGCAGGTGGAATGAGAGCTGCAAAATATGGAATTACAAAAGATTATGTAATGGCATTAAGAGCAGTTCTTCCAAATGGAGATATTATAGTTGCTGGTAAAAAAACTATTAAAGATGTTGCAGGATATAACACAGCTGGAATTTTAATAGCAAGCGAAGGAACATTAGCGGTTATTACTGAAATTACTTTAAAACTAATTCCAAAACCAAAATACAAAAAAACATATATGGGAGTTTTTCCTAGCGTTGATAGTGCTATGACAGCAGTATTTAAATCACTTGCTGCTGGTGCAAATCCAGTTGCTATGGAATTTTTAGATGCACTTGTAATTAAAGCTTTAAGACAAAAATTCCCACAAATTTCACTTCCTGAACATGCAGGTGGAATTTTAGTTGGTGATGTTGATGCAAGTAGTGAAGCTGAAATTGAATCACAACTTCAAACTTTAAAAGAATCATTTGCAGCAAATGGTTCTATTGATTTTATCATAGCACGTGATGAAGAAGAAGGTAAAAAACTTTGGTTTGCTAGACGTAATGCAAGTCCAGCAACTATGATTTATGGAACTAAAAAATTAAATGAAGATATTTCTGTTCCTAGAAGTAAATTACCTGTAGCACTTGAAGGAATCTATAAAATTGGTGAAAAATATGGATTTAATGTTCCTTGTTTTGGTCATGCAGGTGATGGAAATATTCACGTAAATGTTATGGTTAAAGATAAAACAAATGAAAAAGAGATGGAAGATGGACACAAAGCAATTGAAGAGATTTTCCAATACGTTGTTGATTTAGGTGGAACTTTAAGTGGTGAACATGGAATTGGAACTTCAAAAGCTCCATTTATGCATATAGCTTTTACAGAAGCTGAAATGAATCTATTTAGAAGCATCAAAAATGCATTTGACCCAAATAACATTTTAAATCCATTCAAAATGGGACTTTAATGATAAATGAATAATATAGAAGAAAAAAAAAGCTTTTTAAAAAGATTCATAGAAAGTTTAGATTCATTTTTTAATGATGATACAACTTACTATGCTGCATCTTTAAGCTTTTTTACAATCTTCTCTATTTTACCTATAATTGCACTTATTATTGCAATTATCTCAAATTTTTCTGAATTTGATAATTATATAGACATATTTACAAATTATATATTTAATCTTATTAATCCAACTCATTCAAGTGAAATAGTAGAAACTTTAAAAAGATACATTTCAAATTCAAATCAATTAGGATTATTGGGGCTTGTTTACATGACTTTTGTATTTGTTATGTTTTTTAAAGATTATGAATATATAGTTAATAAAATTCATAGAGCTAAAAGAAAATCTATACAATTTTCTTTTATTTTTTACACTTTATATCTTATAGTTTTAGCTCTGTTTTTTACAGCTACAAATATTTTGATGTCTTTATCTGATAATACAATTTTAGAAGAATTATTATCATATATTTTTACTTGGCTAATATTTTTTAGCTTATTTAAACTAAGTGTTAATCGTAAAATTCACAATAAAGCAGCACTTATCTCTTCATTCGTAACATTCGTAATATTATCTATTACAAAAAACTTATTTATTTACTATGTAATTTATAACAAAACATATACAACTATTTATGGTTCATTAGCAACATTATTATTTACATTTTTTTGGATTTATATCTCTTGGATAATTTATTTATATGGAATAAAAATGTGTCATAGATTAAATATTCAAGAATATGCTAAAGAATTAGCTGAATAATTTATTTTTTATACTTAAACTTTATAAAGGATAAAAAAAATTATTATATAATCAAAATTATTCTAAATAAGGTAAATTATTGATAATTGAAAACTATAAACTTTTAAGAAAAATAGATATAGATTACTCTTTTGAATTGTTTTTTGCACAAGAACTTAAAACTGAGCAAAATATCATTATAAAAACTTCAAAAGAATTTTATACAAATGAAGAAATTTTAAAAAAATTACAAAATGAATTGAAAAAATTATCTCTATGTGATTATGAAAGAATATTAAAAGCAAAAAAACTTGAACGATTCAATAATAAATATTTTTTAATATTTGAATATTTTGAAGGAGAAACTCTCAAAAAAATTATCGAAGATAAAAAATTTAAATTAAACTCTTTTATTGATTTAGCTATAAAAATTTCTGAGACAATTTTATATTTACATAAACAAAATATTATTCACACAAATCTTTCATCGCACTCTTTTTTAATAAATAAAAAAAATGAAATAAAACTTTTAAATCTTTGTTATTCAAAATTTAAAAATGAAATTGATTTAAATACATTTCAGTTTGATTTTACAGATGTTTATAAAGCACCTGAACAAACAAATAGAATTAATGCAAAGATTTCAGAAGCAACAGATATTTATTCTTTAGGAATTATTTTTTATGAAATGCTTTCGGGTTCAATTCCATATGATTTAGAAGATTTAACTTCTTTATCTCATAGTATTGTTACAAAAGATTTTCTTTCTCTTTATGAAATTGATTCTTCTATTCCAAAAATTCTTTCAAATATTATAGATAAAATGATAGTTAAAAATCCTTTGGAAAGATATAGTAGTATTTTAT belongs to Arcobacter defluvii and includes:
- a CDS encoding YihY/virulence factor BrkB family protein, which produces MNNIEEKKSFLKRFIESLDSFFNDDTTYYAASLSFFTIFSILPIIALIIAIISNFSEFDNYIDIFTNYIFNLINPTHSSEIVETLKRYISNSNQLGLLGLVYMTFVFVMFFKDYEYIVNKIHRAKRKSIQFSFIFYTLYLIVLALFFTATNILMSLSDNTILEELLSYIFTWLIFFSLFKLSVNRKIHNKAALISSFVTFVILSITKNLFIYYVIYNKTYTTIYGSLATLLFTFFWIYISWIIYLYGIKMCHRLNIQEYAKELAE
- a CDS encoding FAD-binding oxidoreductase produces the protein MIDKKHLDYLTSIVGEENIKSDKAHLIAFCYDATRTRFEPDAVVFPRHEQDVSDILKYCNEHKIIIVPRGAGSGFTGGALPANGGIILSLERHMNKLLEIDMENMVGVVQPGLINMQFQKAVEEVGLFYPPDPASEEYSTLGGNVSENAGGMRAAKYGITKDYVMALRAVLPNGDIIVAGKKTIKDVAGYNTAGILIASEGTLAVITEITLKLIPKPKYKKTYMGVFPSVDSAMTAVFKSLAAGANPVAMEFLDALVIKALRQKFPQISLPEHAGGILVGDVDASSEAEIESQLQTLKESFAANGSIDFIIARDEEEGKKLWFARRNASPATMIYGTKKLNEDISVPRSKLPVALEGIYKIGEKYGFNVPCFGHAGDGNIHVNVMVKDKTNEKEMEDGHKAIEEIFQYVVDLGGTLSGEHGIGTSKAPFMHIAFTEAEMNLFRSIKNAFDPNNILNPFKMGL